ACATGCGATCAAGCAACTGCCCGGCCTTGCCTACAAAGGGCAGACCACGGCGGTCCTCCTCGGCACCCGGCGCCTCGCCGATTAGCATCAGGTCGGCTTGCGGGTTGCCATTAGCGAAGACCGTGTTCTTGGCAGTCGCCTTTAGAGCACAGCCGTCGAAGGCGGCAACGGCCTCTGCCAGCGCCGTAACGCTGTCGGCCGCCTCGGCCGCAGCGCGGGCTTGATCCATGAGGTCGTTAGTAGGCGTAAGCGCAGGCGCCGCGGCGGGCACCCGACGGGTTTTCGGCTGCGGCTCGGGCTCAGGAGGGACTGCGACCAGCCGGTCGCGCGGCGTATCGTCGAGCGCCTCGTCGGCCCCGACCCCGATCAGCCAGGCAAGGGCGGATAGCGCGCCGGCGAGATCGCCGCTCGCCTGTCCGGCCATACTCGCAGGATCAGATGGCGCTGAAAGGGATCGGCTTGCCGGCCGCGTCCTTGACCACCTTGCCGCCTTCGTCCTGGGCCGCCACATAGCGCCCATGGCCGACGAAGGAGCCAACATAAAGCACCGGCTTCACCTTCTTGCCCTGATAGTCCTTCTCCGCGCTCTGAAGCTGACGGCGAGCCGGATTGTTCTTGCTGGCCATAACTTCGCTGTCTCCTTGGGCTGAGCGTGGTGTTTCCCATGGGTTGAGCGTGGTGTTTAGCGCCAACGGCATAGGAAGGTCAACCTTCGGCCACGTGGACTTCGCGACCAGGAATGGCTATCTAATAGGGAATTCAGCGACAATGTGAGGCCTTGCCCCATGCGCCCCCTGGTCATATCCACTGCAAAGCGCCGACGCCACGCGTTGCGGACGGTGGCGGCCATGTTCGCCGTTGTGCTCCTGGCCACCGCTTGTGCCAACACCGGCGGCAACGGCCGGGGAAATACGGCGGACGAGGCGAATATTGACGCGGCGCTCGCGCCTGCAACAGACAACGGTGATCTGCCAGCAGTAACCTCCGGTCTCGGCAGCTATCTCGCGGCACGGTATGCGCGACACAACAATGACAGCGCTGCCATCGCCCACTACATCGGCCGGGTCTTGGCCGACGACCCTGCCAATCCGGAGCTGCTGTCGCAAGCGCTTTCGGCATCACTGTCGGAACGCGACATGCTGGGCGCTGTGGACTATGCGGTGCGCCTGCAGGAAGTGGATGAAGAAACGCGAGTTGCCGGCATTGTTCTGGCGGTAGACGCCATCGGCAAGGACGACGCCGCTGCCGCCCTCGGCCATCTGCAGGCCGCGCCCAAGACCGGGCTAAATAAATATCTCATCCCGCTGCTGACCGCATGGTCTCTGGTCGACTCCGACGCAGGCGAACCCATGACAGCGCTGGCAGAGCTCGGCAGGACCTCCGCCTTCGCCAGCACCCGCGATTTTCACATCGGGCTGATCGGTGATGTCCTTGGCAACCAGCAAGAGGCGGAGACCGGTTATGCTGGCGCGCTCAGCGCGCTTCACGGTGGCTCGCTACGTGTGGTGCTGGCCGCGGCTGGCTTCTACCAGCGTTCCGGGCGAAACGACGAGGCGCGCGCAATCTACGATTCCTATGTCGACCAGAACCCGGACACGACATTCCTCGATAAGGCCTACAGCACGCTCGTGACCGGCGAGGCCCCGGCATTGCTGGTGGCTGACAGCGCGGAAGGCTACGCCGAGGTCTTCTACGGCATTGCCACCTCGTTGTTTCAGGAAAACGCCGTCGCAGCGGCGACAACCTATGTCCAGATGGCGCTCTATCTGCGCCCCGACATGGATGCGGGGTTGATGCTGCTTGGCGTTATCATGGCCTCCGCCGAGCGCTATGAGGAGGCGGTCGAAGCCTACACAGCGCCGACGGAGGGCGACGCCTTGACCTGGCATCTGCGCCTGAGCGCCGCCGGCGCCCTGGCGGAGCTAGAGCGCATCGACGAGGCGGCCGAGCTTTTGCGCCGCATGGCGCTAGAGCGTCCGGAGCGCGCCGAGCCGCTGATCACCCTGGGCGACATGATGCGCAGCCGCAGCCGTTGGGAGGACGCGGTCGAGGCCTATGACGCGGCCTTGGCACGCATTCCAACCCTCGACCAGCGACACTGGACATTGCTGTATGCCCGCGGCATCGCACTGGAGCGCTCCAAGCAATGGCCGCGCGCCGAGGCCGATTTTCTCCAAGCGCTCAAGCTCGAGCCAAACCAGCCTTTGGTGCTCAACTACCTTGGCTATAGTTGGGTCGAGAAAGGCCTTAACCTCGACCATGCCAAGACGATGATCGAGACCGCCGTCGAGCAAAGGCCCGACGACGGCTATATCGTCGACAGCCTGGGCTGGGTGCTATATCAGCTCGGCGATTTCGAGGGCGCCGCCGAGCATTTGCAACGCGCGGCCGAACTGCGGCCCTCCGATCCGGTGATTATCGATCATTACGCGGACGGCCTCTGGCGCGTCGGACGGCGCGAGGAAGCGCGCTTTCAATGGCGCCGCGCGTTATCTTTCGGGCCAGATGACGATATCGCCGATAGCTTGCGCCACAAGATCGCCAACGGCCTTGAACCGTTGCCGCTGCAGGGCGACAAGCCCGAGGACCTGTAGCTCTGACGCACCGCTTCAGCGAGCCAGCCCCGGCCAAGATCAACCTGTATCTACACGTTACCGGCCGTCGCGACGATGGCTACCACCGGCTCGACAGCTTGGTGGTATTCACAGAACTCGGCGATCGGCTGAACGCCGTGGCGGCGGACTACCTCTCGCTAACCGTCGCCGGCCCTTACGCCACCGCCCTCAATGAGACCGCAGCCGAGGACAATCTGGTGCTGCGCGCGGCGCGCGCCCTGGCTGAAGTTGCCGGAGTCACGCCCCGTGCCGCCATCACCCTAGAAAAGCACTTGCCCGTCGCGGCCGGCATCGGCGGCGGCTCGGCCGGTGCGGCGGCGGCCCTGCGCCTGTTGTCGCGCCTTTGGCAAGTGACGCTAACCGATGACGACATGCACACTATCGCAGCCGAACTCGGGGCCGACGTGCCGGCCTGTTTACGCTCGCGTGCCGTGAGTCTCAGCGGCGTCGGCGAGCAGCTGACACCCCTTACCGCGGCGTTGCCTCGCTGCGCGTTGCTATTGGTGAACCCGCGTGTGCCGCTCTCGACGCCAGCGGTCTTCGCCGCCCGCAATAACCCCTTTTCAGCCCCTGCCCCGCTCACGGAAATACCGCGAGACGTTGCCGGCCTTGCCGCGGCACTCAAGCAACGTCGCAACGATCTTGAAACACCCGCCCGCCAACTCGCGCCGGTCATCGGCGAGGTTCTGGCCGCCATCAACGCAACAGCCGACTGTCTGCTCGCGCGCATATCTGGCAGCGGTGCAACATGCTTCGGATTATTCGCAACGCTCGAAAAGGCACGAGCGGCCGAACACGACCTCAGCGCACGATATCCGGAATGGTGGAGTGCCACGCCTGCACTCTTTAGTTGGTGACAATTTTCGATTATAGGCTTGGCCTCAATAGCCGAGCGCGCAACCGTCTTTGCGAGGCTCGGAGCCTGCTGTGAGTACGCTCGAGTCCCAGTCGATAGTGATGGCCTGGCCACCACCGACTGGAAAATCTACTTCCACGATCTCGTGACCGAAGTCGGCCAGCGCCTTGCGCACATCGTCCGGTACGCCATGCTCGACCAGAAGCTCGCGGCCGATGGCGAAGACACGTGGAAAATCCAGCGCTTCCTGCGGGCTCATGCCGTAGTCAAGCATGTTGGTCAGCAGGTGCACGTGGCCGATCGGCTGATAGTGCCCACCCATGACGCCGAAAGGCATCATCACGCGACCATCCCGCATGGCCATACCGGGGATGATGGTGTGGAGCGGTCGCTTGCCGGGCGCGACGCAACAGGGGTGGCTCGGATCGATGACGAAGCCCGAGCCGCGATTGTGGAATGTGACGCCGGTTTTCTCGCTGACTAAGCCCGATCCCCAGGAGTGGAACAGGGAGTTGATGAAAGAGACCGCATTACGGTCAGCGTCCACCACACAGAGATAGACCGTATCGCCATGTGGCGCCGTGCCGGGTGGGGGCATATCCGTCAAGGCGCTATCGCGGCTAATCAACGCTCGCAGATCATCGGCATAGGCGGTAGAGAGCAGATGCTCGACCGGCACCTTGGTGTGCTCCGGGTCAGCAAGCAGGGCGTCACGATCACGATAAGCGAGACGCGCCGCCTCGGCCTCCAGGTGGAAGCGCTCGGCGCCAAGTGGATCGAGCGCCGCCATATCGAAGCCAGAGAGCATGTTGAGCATCATCAGAGCGACGACGCCCTGGCCGTTGGGCGGGCATTCGTAGATCGTCGTGCCACGGTAATCGGTCTTGATCGGCGTGACGTAATCGGCCCGCGCAGCGGCAAAATCGTCGAGGGTCTGTAAGCCGCCGTGGCTCTGCAACGAGGCCACCATGTCCTTGGCAACGGGGCCCTGGTAAAAGGCATCGCGCCCACCCTCGGCGATAGCGCTCAAGGTCTCAGCCAGCGCCGGCTGGCGGTGGACCTCGCCCGCCAACGGCGCTCGCCCATCAGGCAGGAAGACGCGGCGCGCAGCATCGGTCGCATCGAGCTTGTCGAACTGCTGCGCCCAGACCGCGGCGATGACCTCGTGCACCACATAACCGTCTCGGGCATGGGCGATGGCAGGCTGCAGAACCCGATTCAGACCCAGCCTACCATGGTCATCGGACAGGGTCTGCCAGGCCGCGATGGCCCCGGGAATCGAGACCGCATGGGGCGAGCGAAAGTCGATCTCGCTGATACCGTTGTCGCGATACCATTCGACCGTGGCTGCAGCCGGCGCACGCCCCGAGCCATTGAGCGCGATGACCTGGCCGTAGCCGCTCGGCACATAGAGCGCAAAGACGTCGCCGCCAATGCCCGTCGACTGCGGTTCGACCACGGCCAGCACGGCGGCCGCCGCGATCGCAGCATCGATGGCGTTGCCACCCTCGCGCAACATGTCGAGCGCTGCCAGTGTCGCCGCTGGGTGCGAGGTGGCGGCCATGCCGTTGCGGGCATGGACGTTCGAGCGTCCGGGCAGATGCAGATCGCGCATAGCAAGTCTCACTCACGAGTGTGTTGCGACCCGTCTAGAGCATTTCCGCGGGCTTTGGAACCGGGCCTTCGCAAGGCGCAAGCTTTTCTTCATAATCGCCACGGGAGAAAATCATATGAGACAACATGCGATGTTTGCCGCGGCCCTCGTAGCGGGTCTGGCGCTGGCCGGAGGCGGCCGGGCAGAGGAGGTGCTACGGGCGACGTCGATGTTGCCGCTTGGCACAGTCTACAGCCAGAGCTTCATCAGCTTTATCGAACGGGTGAATATGGAGGCCGCGGGCGTGGTGCGCATCAACCTGCTCGGCGGGCCTGAGGCGCTGCCGACGGCGGAGCAAGCGAATGCGGTGCGCAGCGGCATCGTCGATATGATCTACGGGCCGTCCAGCTACTATCCAGGCGACGTGCCCGAGACCGACGCCTTCGTCGGCGGCAATGTCCCGCCGGCCGAACTGCGCGAGAACGGGGGCATGGCGCTGCTCAACGAGATCCACCAGCAAAAACTCAACGCCTATCTGCTCTCCCATCCGGAAGGCAGCCTCGGCTTTCACATCTACCTCACGCAGCTGCCCGTACTAGATGCGGCCGGGTTGCCCGATCTCGACGGCCTGCGCGTCCGCGGCGCGCAACTCTATCGCGAATTTTTCATGGGCCTCGGCGCGACCTACGTCAGTATCAAGGTGCCGGAGGTCTATACCGCGCTCGAGCGTGGCACGGTGGCTGGTATCGGCTGGCCTTCCGTCGGCTTGATGGATCTCTCCTGGGATAACTTTCTGACCCACCGCATCGACCCGCACTACTTCCAGGGCGACATCGTCATTCTGGTCAATCTCGATCGCTGGAACGCCATGGACGAGATCGCACGCAACGCCTTGCGGGAACTCGGACTGGCCCATGAGCAGCGCTCCTACGCCGTGTTCACCGATCTGGGGCTGGAGGAAGATGCGGAGATGCAGCGGCGCGGTATCGAAGTGGTGACACTATCGGACGCGGCTGCCAAGAAATACCGCCGCCAAGCCTATGAAACCGCCTGGGCGCGGCTCAAGTCGCGCGACGACACCCACTACGAGGCGCTGCGTCGCCTGTTCTATCGCGAGGAGTGACCGCACATGCGTTCCAATCCGGTCAAAGAGAAGCTAGCCCGCGGTGAGACCGCGTTCGGTACCATGGTGTTTGAGTTTGCCAACCCCGGCACGGCCACGGTGCTGGCCGGCGCCGGCGCGGAATACGTGATTTACGACATGGAACACAGCGGCATCTCCGAAGAGGAGATCAAGCGCCAAATCGCCTATTGCCGCGGTCAGGACATCGTGCCGCTGGTGCGACCGCCCGACAAATCCTACGCTACCACGGCGCGCCTGCTCGATATCGGCACCATGGGCTTGGTGTACCAGATGGTCGAGAGCCGCGAGGAAGCGGAGACGATCGTCTCCTGGGCGCGCTATCCGCCGCGCGGCGTGCGCGGCGCCATGTTCGGCGGCGCCCACGACGACTACAGCGGTGGCAATGTATCGGCCAAGATGGCGAGTGCGGAAGCACGCACCATGGTCATTGCCCTGATCGAGACTGTCAAAGGCGTCGAAGCGGTCGACAATATTCTGGCGGTGCGAGGAATCGATGCGGCCTATGTAGGCCATTACGACCTCTCGCTCACTATGGGTATTCCGGGCGAGTTCGACCATCCGGATTTCGACGCTGCCATCGGCAAAATCGTCGCCGCCTGCCGCAAACATAACAAGCCGGCGGGCTGCCTAGCCCCCAATGTGGAATGGGGCCGCGCCTGGATGGCGCGCGGCTTCCGCATGGTAGCCTATTCGATCGATATCGCGCTGCTCGGCGGTGCGCTGCAGGCGGGCATCGCCGGCCTCAAGGCCGAAGACTAACCACTGGGAGGATCAGATGGACACAGCCTATGACGAGATCAGCACGACCCTTGCCAACTATTTCGACGGCTTCTACGAGGGCGATATTGAGGCATTGAAAAGCATCTTCCACCCCGCCTGCCACCTTTACGCCGCAACCGATGGGGCCCTGCAAGACGATCCCATGGAGGCCGTTTATGCACGCGTTGCGGGGCGCGAGGCGCCAGCAAAATCAGGCCAGAAGCGTCAGGATTGCATTCTTTCGATCGACAAGTCGGGCGCCGAATCGGCGCTAGCGCGGGTGCAGATTGCCATCGGGGCGAAGCTGTTTACTGACTATCTCAGTCTGCTCAAGCTCGACGGCCGCTGGCGAATTATTTCCAAGACCTACACCTACATCCCCATCGCGGTCGAAGTGGAAGACGGCGTCGCAGCGGCGGCGGAATAGGCATGAGCGAGCCTCGTCTGCCCCTTGAAGGCATCTTCGTTCTCGATCTGACCCGCGCGCGGGCCGGACCCACGGCCGTGCGCCATTTAGCCGACTGGGGCGCCGACGTGATCAAGATCGAGGCACCCAGCGAGCCCGGCAACGAGGGGTTAGGCGGTGCCCGCGACGGGCCCGACTACCTTAACCTACACCGCAACAAGCGCGCCATGACCCTCGATCTGAAGAGCGGGGAGGGCAAGGAAATATTCCTCAAACTCGCTGATCGCGCCGACGTAGTGGTGGAAAATTTTCGCGCCCGCGTGAAGCACCGGCTCGGCATCGATTACGAGACGTTGAGCGCGCGCAACCCGCGCCTCATCTATGGCAGCATCTCCGGCTTCGGCCAGAGCGGACCCTACAAGGACCGCGCCGGAGTAGACCAAATCGCGCAAGGGTTGGGCGGCCTGATGTCGATTACCGGCCTGCCCGGCCAGGGGCCAGTGCGCGTCGGCATTCCCGTGGCTGATCTTTCGGCCGGCAATTATCTTGCCATGGGTATCCTGTTAGCGCTGTTCAACCGCGAGCATACTGGCCAGGGCCAGTGGGTACATACCTCGCTGCTGGAGGCGCAGATCGCCATGCTCGACTTCCAGGCCGCGCGCTGGCTGATCGACTCCGAAGTGCCGCCGCAAGCCGGGAATAACCACCCGACGGGCATCCCCATGGGCGTCTTCCCGACTGCCGACGGTGCCCTCAACATCGCCGCCGCAGGCGATGTGCTGTGGCAACGCTTCCTCGGCGTCGTTGAAGCACCGGAGCTGGCCGACGACGAGCGCTTCATCAATGGCGATGCACGATCGAAGAACCGCCATACTCTCAACGACATGTTAGGCGAAATCACCGCGAAAAAGCCGAGTGCGTACTGGATAGAAGCCATGAACGTGGCGGGCGTGCCCTGTGGGCCTATCAACTGCATCGACGAGACTTTCGCCGATGCGCAGGTGCGTCACCTCGGTATCGCCGTGCCTATGAGTCACCCGGAGCACGGCAATATGCATGTGGTCGGTCAGGCAGTGCATCTAACCGGCACGCCACAGCCCGAGCAGGTGCGCCGACCCACCCCCAGCATGGGCGGCGACACCGATGCTATTCTTGCCGAACTTGGCTTCGACGACGCGGCGATTACCGATTTACGCACACAGAGAGTAATTTGATGGCGGAGATGCTGACCCTCGATACCGACCTCATGATTGCCCGCAAGGATGCCGGCATAGGCTGGATGATCTTCAACAATCCTGAGCGCCGCAACGCGCTCAAGCTGGAGATGTGGCAGGCGGTCTCCAAGATTATCGCCGATTTCGCCGCTGACGATACTGTGCGCACCGTTATCATGGCAGGTGCCGGCGACAAGGCCTTCGTCTCGGGCGCCGATATCTCCGAATTCGAGAAGCACCGTGACTCGGCAGAAGCAGAAGAGGAATACAACCGCGTCACCGCCACTGCCCAGGAGGCGCTCGGCAGATTGGAGAAACCGCTGGTGGCGATGATCCGCGGCTTTTGTGTCGGCGGTGGCCTAGCGGTCGCCTTGCAGGCCGACATCCGCATAGCCAGCGACGATTCGCAGTATGCCATCCCTGCCGCACGCCTCGGCCTCGGTTACGGCTTCACAGGCCTGCGCAAGCTCTCAACCCTGGTCGGCCCGGCCATGGCTAAGGAGATCCTCTTCACGGCGCGGCTCTTCTCTGCCGAGGAGGCCCTGCGCATGGGCCTGATCAACCGGCTGGTGTCGGCGCCGGACCTCAAAGCCACTGTGCGCCAGCTGGCAGAGGGCATCGCCGATAACGCGCCGCTTACCGTGCGCGCCGCCAAGGTGGCCATCGGTGAAGTGCTCAAGGATCCGGATAATCGTGACCTCGAGGCCGTAGAGCACCAGGTGCGCGCCTGCTTCGATAGCGAGGACTATACGGAAGGCCGCACGGCTTTCATGGAAAAGCGCCGGCCACAGTTCAAAGGGCGCTGAGGCGTCAATCTAGCTCGATCGGAGCGGAATCACGCGCGACAAAGTAATTGGGCCGCACAAAGATTTTGCCGTGATTACCGCAAGAACTGACATTGGCGATGGTGCTGGCGCCTTCGGTTCGTGTATGCGTAGGTGATGGTACATCTCAAGGTTTTTGCCATCGCCGCAGCGATCGGGCTCACCGCTTATGGCGGCGTACTGCTGTTGATCGCCTTGTTTCGGGTGCTGGGCCTGCAGGAATGATCCTGCCCGACGGGCCAGAGCAGGCCGAGACGCTCGCTCCCCGCTCCGCCTGCAACCTGTGTCAGCTATCTTGAGGGTCGTTCAGGTGAGGGCGCCCTACGACAAGAGGCAAATGTCGCTGCCGCACCAGATGTAGCGGAGCTTGCCGGATCGCCAGAAGGTAGGTCAAATCTCAATAGATTTCGCCCAATACCAAAGGGCGTAAAAAATCGCAACTTAAGCGCTTACCTCAAGTTGGGGGTTCAAGAGCTCATTTCTTGCGATGGTTTTGTCTACAAGATGCAGACACTTTTGTTCAATAGGGTAGATCAATACTCTTCCAAAATTCTACTCTAACTGGAACACCGCCGATAGCGAACTGGGAGAATAATCTGTGCCCCGTCAACACCTTGGAATGTCGCGGCTAAGCTGTCGCCACACACCAAGCCATCCATCTGCGTGACCAACTCCGGAAATGAGTATCTTTTTGGCACAGGTCCCGCCCCCGACCGCTTTTACAAAGGCACTTGAAACCCACGCCGGAACTACCTTGTCTTCACTTCCAATATAATGAATTTGCGGGAGTAATTTTACCATTCCAGCCACTGCGATGGGGTTCAGGGACCCCCGCAACGGTGTCACACGTTTCGCCTTATTCAGCGCTGCGTGGTCGAGATTACCACCAATCGTTCGCAGTGAAAGAACATCTGTTCGCCGAGCCGCTAGCAATACCGCAATGGCGCCACCCCCGGAAAATCCCACTAAATGGAAGCCTTCACTATCATATTTTTCGGTTATTCCATCCAGTATCTGGACGTAGCTTGAAATAACAACCTCAGAGAAACGATGGCTCGTCCAGTATTTATCGTCGCAAATCTCTTCCTCTGATAGATCAATGTATTGGCAGGGTCTAGCAATATAAATAACATTTTTGGCGTCATCCATTGTAGCCATTACCAACAG
The nucleotide sequence above comes from Alphaproteobacteria bacterium. Encoded proteins:
- the dctP gene encoding TRAP transporter substrate-binding protein DctP → MRQHAMFAAALVAGLALAGGGRAEEVLRATSMLPLGTVYSQSFISFIERVNMEAAGVVRINLLGGPEALPTAEQANAVRSGIVDMIYGPSSYYPGDVPETDAFVGGNVPPAELRENGGMALLNEIHQQKLNAYLLSHPEGSLGFHIYLTQLPVLDAAGLPDLDGLRVRGAQLYREFFMGLGATYVSIKVPEVYTALERGTVAGIGWPSVGLMDLSWDNFLTHRIDPHYFQGDIVILVNLDRWNAMDEIARNALRELGLAHEQRSYAVFTDLGLEEDAEMQRRGIEVVTLSDAAAKKYRRQAYETAWARLKSRDDTHYEALRRLFYREE
- the ggt gene encoding gamma-glutamyltransferase; this translates as MRDLHLPGRSNVHARNGMAATSHPAATLAALDMLREGGNAIDAAIAAAAVLAVVEPQSTGIGGDVFALYVPSGYGQVIALNGSGRAPAAATVEWYRDNGISEIDFRSPHAVSIPGAIAAWQTLSDDHGRLGLNRVLQPAIAHARDGYVVHEVIAAVWAQQFDKLDATDAARRVFLPDGRAPLAGEVHRQPALAETLSAIAEGGRDAFYQGPVAKDMVASLQSHGGLQTLDDFAAARADYVTPIKTDYRGTTIYECPPNGQGVVALMMLNMLSGFDMAALDPLGAERFHLEAEAARLAYRDRDALLADPEHTKVPVEHLLSTAYADDLRALISRDSALTDMPPPGTAPHGDTVYLCVVDADRNAVSFINSLFHSWGSGLVSEKTGVTFHNRGSGFVIDPSHPCCVAPGKRPLHTIIPGMAMRDGRVMMPFGVMGGHYQPIGHVHLLTNMLDYGMSPQEALDFPRVFAIGRELLVEHGVPDDVRKALADFGHEIVEVDFPVGGGQAITIDWDSSVLTAGSEPRKDGCALGY
- a CDS encoding tetratricopeptide repeat protein encodes the protein MRPLVISTAKRRRHALRTVAAMFAVVLLATACANTGGNGRGNTADEANIDAALAPATDNGDLPAVTSGLGSYLAARYARHNNDSAAIAHYIGRVLADDPANPELLSQALSASLSERDMLGAVDYAVRLQEVDEETRVAGIVLAVDAIGKDDAAAALGHLQAAPKTGLNKYLIPLLTAWSLVDSDAGEPMTALAELGRTSAFASTRDFHIGLIGDVLGNQQEAETGYAGALSALHGGSLRVVLAAAGFYQRSGRNDEARAIYDSYVDQNPDTTFLDKAYSTLVTGEAPALLVADSAEGYAEVFYGIATSLFQENAVAAATTYVQMALYLRPDMDAGLMLLGVIMASAERYEEAVEAYTAPTEGDALTWHLRLSAAGALAELERIDEAAELLRRMALERPERAEPLITLGDMMRSRSRWEDAVEAYDAALARIPTLDQRHWTLLYARGIALERSKQWPRAEADFLQALKLEPNQPLVLNYLGYSWVEKGLNLDHAKTMIETAVEQRPDDGYIVDSLGWVLYQLGDFEGAAEHLQRAAELRPSDPVIIDHYADGLWRVGRREEARFQWRRALSFGPDDDIADSLRHKIANGLEPLPLQGDKPEDL
- a CDS encoding CoA transferase; translation: MSEPRLPLEGIFVLDLTRARAGPTAVRHLADWGADVIKIEAPSEPGNEGLGGARDGPDYLNLHRNKRAMTLDLKSGEGKEIFLKLADRADVVVENFRARVKHRLGIDYETLSARNPRLIYGSISGFGQSGPYKDRAGVDQIAQGLGGLMSITGLPGQGPVRVGIPVADLSAGNYLAMGILLALFNREHTGQGQWVHTSLLEAQIAMLDFQAARWLIDSEVPPQAGNNHPTGIPMGVFPTADGALNIAAAGDVLWQRFLGVVEAPELADDERFINGDARSKNRHTLNDMLGEITAKKPSAYWIEAMNVAGVPCGPINCIDETFADAQVRHLGIAVPMSHPEHGNMHVVGQAVHLTGTPQPEQVRRPTPSMGGDTDAILAELGFDDAAITDLRTQRVI
- a CDS encoding alpha/beta hydrolase, with the translated sequence MIVAKEAGFSPFAISTDTFRLAGFSKLIQKKVPVTLYIEGDGFAWVNRRTVSSNPTPTKPMLLVMATMDDAKNVIYIARPCQYIDLSEEEICDDKYWTSHRFSEVVISSYVQILDGITEKYDSEGFHLVGFSGGGAIAVLLAARRTDVLSLRTIGGNLDHAALNKAKRVTPLRGSLNPIAVAGMVKLLPQIHYIGSEDKVVPAWVSSAFVKAVGGGTCAKKILISGVGHADGWLGVWRQLSRDIPRC
- a CDS encoding aldolase/citrate lyase family protein translates to MRSNPVKEKLARGETAFGTMVFEFANPGTATVLAGAGAEYVIYDMEHSGISEEEIKRQIAYCRGQDIVPLVRPPDKSYATTARLLDIGTMGLVYQMVESREEAETIVSWARYPPRGVRGAMFGGAHDDYSGGNVSAKMASAEARTMVIALIETVKGVEAVDNILAVRGIDAAYVGHYDLSLTMGIPGEFDHPDFDAAIGKIVAACRKHNKPAGCLAPNVEWGRAWMARGFRMVAYSIDIALLGGALQAGIAGLKAED
- a CDS encoding 4-(cytidine 5'-diphospho)-2-C-methyl-D-erythritol kinase, whose product is MTHRFSEPAPAKINLYLHVTGRRDDGYHRLDSLVVFTELGDRLNAVAADYLSLTVAGPYATALNETAAEDNLVLRAARALAEVAGVTPRAAITLEKHLPVAAGIGGGSAGAAAALRLLSRLWQVTLTDDDMHTIAAELGADVPACLRSRAVSLSGVGEQLTPLTAALPRCALLLVNPRVPLSTPAVFAARNNPFSAPAPLTEIPRDVAGLAAALKQRRNDLETPARQLAPVIGEVLAAINATADCLLARISGSGATCFGLFATLEKARAAEHDLSARYPEWWSATPALFSW
- a CDS encoding uracil-DNA glycosylase — translated: MAGQASGDLAGALSALAWLIGVGADEALDDTPRDRLVAVPPEPEPQPKTRRVPAAAPALTPTNDLMDQARAAAEAADSVTALAEAVAAFDGCALKATAKNTVFANGNPQADLMLIGEAPGAEEDRRGLPFVGKAGQLLDRMLAAIGRDRDSVYITNMLFWRPPGNRSPSIEEIALCRPFVDRHMVLAGPKLVVCVGGISAKALLGCSEGITRLRGKWYEIMLPGAAPIPATAMFHPAYLLRQPAQKRLAWRDLLAVRDRLAKT
- a CDS encoding nuclear transport factor 2 family protein, yielding MDTAYDEISTTLANYFDGFYEGDIEALKSIFHPACHLYAATDGALQDDPMEAVYARVAGREAPAKSGQKRQDCILSIDKSGAESALARVQIAIGAKLFTDYLSLLKLDGRWRIISKTYTYIPIAVEVEDGVAAAAE
- a CDS encoding enoyl-CoA hydratase, whose protein sequence is MAEMLTLDTDLMIARKDAGIGWMIFNNPERRNALKLEMWQAVSKIIADFAADDTVRTVIMAGAGDKAFVSGADISEFEKHRDSAEAEEEYNRVTATAQEALGRLEKPLVAMIRGFCVGGGLAVALQADIRIASDDSQYAIPAARLGLGYGFTGLRKLSTLVGPAMAKEILFTARLFSAEEALRMGLINRLVSAPDLKATVRQLAEGIADNAPLTVRAAKVAIGEVLKDPDNRDLEAVEHQVRACFDSEDYTEGRTAFMEKRRPQFKGR